The Colias croceus chromosome 22, ilColCroc2.1 DNA window GTATATAAAGAGAGGGCTTTTTCTGGCGCTTTATGTGgtttcttttttattgatgtaaaattaaatctatagttactaatattataaagctaaagagtttgtttgtttgtttgaacgcgctaatctcgggaactactggtccgatttgaaaaattatttcagtgttagatagctcatttattgaggaaggctataggctatatgtatatatcaccacgctaagaccaacaggagcggagccacgcgggtgaaaccgtgcgGAGCAGATAATTAAACTGCATTCAATTTCCGCCTTATTTTAGGAActgaaaggagaatggcgaaactgggcctaacaTAAGTAAGGCCTTAcagaaatgataataaatttaaaattcattatgttatttttaataattcttggtaaaatattgacttctgattctatgggaaaacaaatgtttgaaaaaaaagataatgtgttcactaacggcattgttatttagatttctatgactaccggtcttatcaagcagagattgtcagTGCTGTCAGGAGTAAAATAGTCgatatatcaattaaaacgaatgaatatttattttcatttttagttttatacaaaattcaaatgctttatgaaTCAGAAATACAAGTTAACTgcgttacatattttatttttaactttttagcacgctatttatttaggtaatcCGTAATTCTATACATTTTTACTCATGGCGCTTTGTAAGAATATTTCTGAAATGTAGCTGGCCGCTtcagttttaattacaatgtcATGTTTGTCGTTTGACTTTTGACATTTGattgaggtttttcgttacgttaCATTCGACTTTGTGCTTGTGGTTAACTTATTTTCTTCATCTTTATCGACTTTCGCTACGTATTACGGACACTGACGATCTCTGTTATTACTACCAACCAACGCTTGCACACCGGACTTTGATTACCTGCCTTTACGACTCACTACTGCTACTCTACCTGGACACCGACTTTGCATCCgatttttcatttacaaataTGAACTGCATCAACTGTGGTATTAATGCTAATCGTAACAATGCTATACACGTATGCATTTGTTACAAGATAACgcaatattatcaattatacaAGGGTGGGCTGCTCCTCTAACGGTTAGTGGATCAGTATTATCTAAGGTATTTAGTATTATCTAGCTAttgaaatcaaacaaaaatgtaaacacacattgttttatatatatactagcggtccaccccggcttcgcccgtggtacctacatgtttaaactatcctatctctcaagttggatcgaactccACATGgcgtgcgaattttattataatcggttaagttgtttaggagtccattgaggacaaacattgtgacacgagatttatataatatgttcacTTTCTTTTGtccaattgtaatattaattctttatttgtagATCACTCACTCTGATCACATATGTGATGCATGCTGGAAACTTGCAAATGATTCTTTGAGGATTGAAAATCATGAAGATGACAATGCAGTTGGTTTCCTTAGGTTCATATCAAATTAAGCAAGCAAGGTCCTATTATGGTGAGCACATAAGAAACGATGGCAAATATGTTATAGAAGTGTGCCGTGAATCAGACAGCGACCTACAGAGAGCACTGTCGACTCAAGTACTACATGGCTTTTAAGAGGTCGCATTCAATCCAGGCATAGAAGtagtaaaacttattttacttatattttagtcGACAGTGCTCTCATAGGAAGGGAAGCaataacagtttattattgtaattattgtttagtAGGAAGAATAACTGTGAGTTGCTGCTGTCACGTTATGTCCATAATATGGTACCTTAGCTGGGCAAGGTATCAACCAGATTTAATGCCGCCAGCACAGTTTCTGGATGATGTGTTAATTGtttatgatgataatgatgaataaacgatttatgaaaaaacgtgttttattttatatataagtacctacgatGTTTTGGTAGGTACTCTAAAAGAATAAAAGTTCGATCCAATATCTCTATTACCTAACTGTTCTTCTGTTACACTCTTTATctaaataatgtatattataggaTATAAACTTACCTCTACTTAGAAAGAAACAAAGCTATTCATTGAACTCGAGCAAACCTAACCTCAATTTTTGTGACGTTACATGCTcaatatctctgctatcccatagaacagatctttaattgttatatttatagaatctgtatatttttatctatttaaccccacataaatcatcagtgtaacgatcaggcccaaagtcctatgggagttcgccattctcctttgtCTTACATTGAGTATTAAGGCTGTTATAATATGCAAGGGATGATAATTCTATTGATATATTTATCGCTTACTGGAACCTATTTCACCTTTTCcagttataatttaaaaaagagctTTCAAAGTATGTTTACTTTTTGAGTTAAGATAATCTAAGTTTTTGTTGGCAATAAagctttttttctttctttctttctttctttcttcttatAAGTTCTTTCTTTCCCTAATGATGAACATTTACacattcacattttttatttttgtatagagTATCTAAATACCTTCCTTGTAATGATTTCAACtgcataaaatatcataatttatattttagtaggAAATGGAGACATATAGACTAAAACCATTGTTGACTTTATTTCTTGACTCGTAACTTCAGCCAGAGCTCTAACTACCCTATACAATGTTGAGTTCTTACAAAATTGCTGTGAATCACTCCCTAGTATAGTGGTCTCTAGTAACATATAGGGGACTTATATATCAAGATCAAACAGTAATGAATATGAATTATAAGTATGATCACATATACGAATATAATTTAgtagttattattgtcatcagaccgcctccttggtagtTACaatggttgacgcgtgagcgtagaaccaaggggtcctgggtttgattcccggtggagacgaagaaaaaaatatatgtctcggtctggtaggataCAGAAGGCTTATCACCttcttgtccctaaagaaaatctatCAGTTATGAAGTGAATcgaacagatgtatgcatagtgcatctgccccttaccccactacggggacacgggacttcacacTATTGTCATCAGAAGAGCTAGATGTAAACTATTAGTAAATGATACCTACAACTATTTGTGTAAGatagttataaaatactagtggtccgccccggcttcgcccgtggtacctacatgtttaaactatcctatctctcaagttggatcgaactgcacatggtgtgcgaattttattataatctgtttagtggtttaggagtccattgaggacaaacattgtgacacgagatttgtatatattaagataaataattatgctctataaaatattaagtgtgAAGTCAGTGTAATGTCTAGATTGGAGAttcattgttattaataaCTGCTTAAATTTACTGAatctacataattttattgacatATGGTCATTTCTCTGTGCTACACtggtgtttttttatatatttcaaacaGATCATCAGgaactttaatttaaaatataattttaccgAATGAAACCAGATTTATTTaacttcattttttattcatagacAGTCAATTATagatatcaatatttatagcAACTAACCATACATATGATTAATAAGAGTATCAGAAGTAAAACATATTACCTATCTTCTCACCATTTATTCAatgatattatcatttatcaaaaagttattttaatgacacttgtttaaaattatgcaGAACCACCGGGATCATCATCTGAAGTGGGTAAAGCATTAACAGACATGCAGGATAATTTTTGAGAGAACAGGAAAAAAACAAAGCTTTAGGtgctataaataattttatcatgttAGTCAAAGTAAAGATATACAGCAAGGAAATATATTGGTACTGGTCTatacagataaattgaaaataaacaaattaatacaataatttagaaTAGGTATATTAGATAGGAGattttggtaaaaaatatgtaacataCTTGTGCTGTTAGATATGTTTTATCGAAAGTATGGAAGGACAggagttattttttttgtctataatatatttatttatgtattaaaataggGCATACCGGGTAGTATTGGGCTCGAAGCGAACGCCGAAGCCGCTAATATAAGAACAGCAAGCAGTGGGCTTGCCATCCCAAGGGACGGTTGCATATCTTCGAAGTTCGAATCTATAATAGCTTCACTTTAAACATTGTGCCGCACTCGTCAAACCTATTAAGAAATAGATTTGAATAAACCACAGTAAATCTATAAAGCTTTccctatctatttaaaatctattattttaaatttgatacaGTTTTCTTTTGTGCGATATAATCACATTAACACAACAATCCTTATtcgcaataaattattcattttaatcaCACATGACCGgcacaattaataaataaagaccGTCTCCAtagagtatattatattatgaccGTCTCTGCGCCCGATACAAGAGTCAAGGAAGCGGTAAGCTGCCTGAAAGCACAATAACAAGCTAGGCATGCACCTTCTACTTAATATAAAGAGATTCGATTCGTGTTTATCGATTATGGGTGCCTGTTTGttctaatttaaaactaaaattgaatttctaatttattcaccggcattgtattattttgagTCAAAATTAGCTTTAGAAGTGAAATAAAACTGTTATCCCAATATAATAGTTTTGTGCATTGTAGGTTAGACCGTTAGGTcgaaaacttttattataattaaaatcattttttttttattgtgtgatagggaagcgcttgaccacgaatcacgatctcgcctgatggtaagctgagatgtggcctaagatggagcgcgcttccctagaaggtaacCTTTCTAATATAAGACGAAATTGGCTAATTAATCGTTTgtctaatattaatattactagTAAGTGGTATAcattctactaatattataaatgcgaaagtttgcgaggatggatgtgtatcatgtgtgtgtttgttactctttgacgcaaatactactgaaccgattacaatgaaatttagcacaacttggattaacacataggataggttttatcccgaaaatcccgtgggaacgggaactgtggatttttctttgaaatcgcGGGCAAAGCGgcggacggaaagctagtattaacttaaattttaagttaactCAAATTTAACGCGCTAAGGTTGCTATTTAATTTGCATTGCAAAACTTACAAGTGAAGCGATATGCCGAATCGATCCAAAAGCaacatttaaatgaaattgattttaaagcAATCTAAccggtattttattaaagaataatCGGTTATTTTACAGGCATGACTATTCCTACGtcaattcaattaatattgtCAGTAATGTCAATGTCACAACTCAGAATAATGTCAACTTCAAATCGAATCTGAAACgagaagtaggtacctaggtacttttcttctataattaaaaatcaaataggTAATTACTTAGAAGAACACTTGTATTTtagctataaatattatatagttaagTAAGTACTTACATAATGTGCTATGTgcgtttgtatattttttccttcATTGATgctattatttgaatattgaaattatataacattattagGTTAGGATATTCTGTTATGACTGTATTGTTGTTTATACTTTTTGTTGAGAACTTTCTCAAATTTACAGATATGGGTGGCCACGATCACGGTCACGGACCCCCGTACACCATTCCTCATTACTCGCAGTTCCAGATTAAGGGAATCCCAGAGCTAGAGGAAGTGGAAAAAGAACTCGCCAAAAGAGGCTTAAAGGATCCATGGATAAGGTAGCAAATAACAAAGAAAAGATAAAAACTGATTAGAAAACTTGGTTTCCATTAAATATTGAAAGGAAATAGTGTACGGTGAATGCAGCAATTTTCTCTGACATTCTTGCTTTCCTTGAACATTATGGTGTTGGCTTATTATTGCCATATCAAATTTGCCCACCAAACTTTGAAAATGCTTTAAATGGGTTTATtctaatatacatttatttttataactataattattatcattgttGTCAATTACATAAACacaatattgttaaaatgtattttttatgttaacaaCTTTGTAAGACAATATTTTGTGGTTTCTAGGAATGAAGCTTGGAGGTATCACCCTGGCTTCGGCACTCGTTGGTACAAGGCCCGCAAACTGTTCTTCCGTGGTCTGCCTATCGGCATTGGCCTCACCGTTGCCACCCTCGCCTATGACAAGCTAACTGGTGGAGACCAACACGGCCATGGCCACGCTGAACATTAGTTTGTGTACTTTCAGGtttattagttaaataaaaataaatttgcaactttatttctttatttttccaCAAGATTTACATTAAAACCTATACTATCATAGGTTATACAAAAAAGTATAAGACAAAGGTATTCACAATTTCACTGACACACACAATTAGTCCAATACGATCAATGTCAGATTTAGCCTTAACCATAAGGAATATTAGACTAAGTAttatatagtaattaatacGTATACTTTTGGGTGGCTTCGCCATTCAATGATAAATTTGAACACAAGCACAGTTCCCACTTCAGTCAGTTCATGGCACACGATATACAAAGCTGGCTCACGTGGAGCGCGGCTTGAGGTCCTCGAAGCACGGTCGCAGGTAGATGAAGTTCTTTTTGGCGGGGTTGTAATGCTCATGGCCCTGGAAAGCATTAAGGAATAGtataaatatgattttataaattacacttCGTAAAATCGAAATAAATTGCAAATCTTAGGTCTACATTTCATCAGTTGTATATATAAGTTGGCAATAATTTTAGTCTACATAACTTAATATTGATTGTCATCGTGTAAATACCTTGAACCCAAATctgcttttaaataattttttcctATGATTGCGAAagatagattaaataaaattatacattgtggcttaataaatagttaatacaaagtaggtaatttgtatttgaaataCAAGTATatcaaataacattaataacaATAGGATATGCCGGGAGCGTACCTTGGACCAGTCGTAGCCCATGGCGTAGGCGAAGATCTGGCCGGTGTGGTTAAAGGCGCACTTAGTGAGCGGCTGCTCCAGCGCCTCGAAGGACTTGAGCTTGGTGCGCGCGTCCTTGTCCCAGAAGGAGAAGGAGCCGTCGGAGCCCACGGTGGCCAGCGTGCCGTGCACGGGGTGGAAGGCGATGTCGTTCACCGCGTAGATATCCTGGTAGCCGCCCGTGGTGCCGGCCGAGCGGTGGCACTTGAACGTGAAGTTGTCCTTGGGGTTGGCCGGGTTCACGTACTGGATGGCCACGCGGCCCTCCACCGAGCCGAGCGCGAAGCCGGCGGGCGCCTTGCTCTTCTTGTCGCGGAAGATGGCGAGGCAGCGGTGCTGGTACTTGAGCGGCGACTCCACGCGCTTCACCTCGGCCGGCTTACCCTCCAGCGAGTACAGGCAGATGCCGCGGTCCGCCAGCCCGACAGCCGCCATCGGATAGTCCTGCACAGATCACACACAATAGTTACATCGCCGACGACGAcattctttattatattttatgggaATGCTTGTTGTACTATATGAAATGAGTTCTagtttctaaaatattattagaatgGCTAGAAATAACacattaaattcaataaagaaCAAAAGAGAACAAAAATTCCTAATATTGAgcaaattttaaatagttttgatGATTGAAATTGCTCTatagaagaaaataaataaattactattacatacatacaatgtTAACTTTACTTACCACATCTGCACAATAGCAACGCTCTGATAAATTGATTGTCATGATTGGAACTGAACTGCGCGTGTCCCAAAACTGTAATAATACaatcacataaatatttaaagaaatcattataatatgaatcaATGAATGATGGGGATGGTGCATGATACCTTAAGCGTCTTATCCCAGGAGGCAGTCATGAGGCAGGTGTAGCTCGGCGCCTTGATCCAGTGGCACGTCTTGACCGGCGCGTCGTGTGCCGCCACCTGAACACAGTTACCAtgcaaatctttaaaaattaaatattcgcaTCACAATGTTTTTAATGATTGATAaggataaattttttttcgtaaaataGATTGAAAACTATAAGTTCATAGAACTAAAGATTATAAAGCATACCTGGACAGCAGCATTGGACGCCAAATCCCAGCACTTCACACTTTTGTCTGTTGATGCCATGAATATTTTAGAGCCAtcctaaaattattgataataataacatgttatattaatcattatgtggaaaaaaataataacaatattttattgaatgaaaGTAGATATTGTAGAGATCCAAGTTGAACTATACAATTACAGTTGAGAGTAGACTACCCAATTATTCAGAATACATCATACAATTACAatgtttttgaatttattcatGCGCAGatttacaaaaatgttataatacatAGATATACAGAGTGAGGGAAATGTCATTGGTTAACTTATTTAGCATGTGaaatttcttcatacattCATCTAGATTTTCCAGTATCTTAAGTTTCTATTGTAGTGACTTTCCAGTCtcagtttatataaattaaaatgattactTACATCATGCCAAGCTATATCTAATATAGGGCCGGTCATGCTCTGAGCTGCCTTGGGGACAGTTTTGCCTGACTGCTCCACCTCCCAGCATCTCACCTAAAGTGaaacacaatataaatactcaaaaatacaaaatagcTGTCTTCAATCAATGAGAAATTTAAGAAAAGGTggtgatttattcattgtgGTGGTGATTCTTAgaatgtaatgtaatgtagAGGAAGTTGCGAAATAATAAACTGTTTATTGCACTGTAtgtttagtttataaaaacTGTAGTCTGAACACAGAGGGGGCAAAAATTGTATACGGGGTGTAAttgttaagtgtgcacaagcgattattccgtaactattgcagatatcaaaaaactttaaactgatatcgaaagtacttaacctaatgagtaaaatggccataatatttttttttttttaaataaaacgagaaatatctaaaaaaataactttaaaccctcccatacattttatttcccatacattttgtattcatagcagattttcgaaatTACGTCTTCAGTGCAATTCAAATGCAAAGGaactctatttacagtttctaaatgaacttccgttcaaatttgcgaagtacttaattaaagtagaaaaccaaaaaaagaaagaaaaagctaaaatctttcatattaaatgtacatgggatattcataactcatactaaatgtatgggggggcttaaagttaattttttggatatttctcgttttatttttaaaaatttattttggccattttactcattaggttaagtattttcgatatcagtttaaagttttttgatatctgtaataattacggaataatcgcctgtgtacacttaacgattacaccctgtatacctgGCAGTCCCAACTACCGGCGGCCAGAAATGTTTGTGGCACTGATGGGGGAGAGAACTCCAATGCAGACACTGTATCGTCCGGTGGCGAAGCAACCTCCAGGTCTTTGTTAGGATTATTTCCACCAAACATggttatatattatcaatggAAATcttgtgtaaaatataaaatcttataGGTTAGTAGCGGCACATGAATGATGAAACAGAACTTCGGTATcctatagaataataaatatatttcactttaatttacaaaaaaatttgCAAACATAGTTTTCGGAATGGtaagtttttgaataaattcacagatatgaattaaattcaagACTAAACATATAATCCACCAAAAAAATCACTTTCAAACAAGCACTGTATCGAAACCGTCACAACCACAAAACTTCAACTTTGACGCTAGATCTGTGActttgacaaatgacaatgaaatttttacaataatggTTTTTCACAGATatctaaaatactttttataaatattgaaaaaaaattctcaATGACAACAATCACAGAACACTAAAAACAAACtttgtttttactgt harbors:
- the LOC123701880 gene encoding NADH dehydrogenase [ubiquinone] 1 beta subcomplex subunit 3; its protein translation is MGGHDHGHGPPYTIPHYSQFQIKGIPELEEVEKELAKRGLKDPWIRNEAWRYHPGFGTRWYKARKLFFRGLPIGIGLTVATLAYDKLTGGDQHGHGHAEH
- the LOC123701879 gene encoding protein Rae1; protein product: MFGGNNPNKDLEVASPPDDTVSALEFSPPSVPQTFLAAGSWDCQVRCWEVEQSGKTVPKAAQSMTGPILDIAWHDDGSKIFMASTDKSVKCWDLASNAAVQVAAHDAPVKTCHWIKAPSYTCLMTASWDKTLKFWDTRSSVPIMTINLSERCYCADVDYPMAAVGLADRGICLYSLEGKPAEVKRVESPLKYQHRCLAIFRDKKSKAPAGFALGSVEGRVAIQYVNPANPKDNFTFKCHRSAGTTGGYQDIYAVNDIAFHPVHGTLATVGSDGSFSFWDKDARTKLKSFEALEQPLTKCAFNHTGQIFAYAMGYDWSKGHEHYNPAKKNFIYLRPCFEDLKPRST